The Chloroflexota bacterium genome segment CCTGCTCGATAGCTCAGCCTGGCGCTCCTTCGCCGACCGCCTCGCCCGCCTCAGCGACCGCGTCTCCAGCGCCGATATCCCCAGCGACCTTGATCGCACCGAAGGCTACCGCTACGTCGCCATGCTCATCCGCAACGCCCTCGATATGGCCATCGAAGACTATGATCCTGATAGGCCCAAGGTCGTCTGGCGCACCCGCCGCAGCAAGTTCGGCTGGGACTGCGCCGATGCCCTCTACGGCGCGGCCATCATCCGGGGCGGCGCCGCCTATCGCGTCACCGGGAAGCGTGGCACCGTCCGCTTCCTCGGCTTTCAGCTCATGTCCGGCCTGCGCACGCTCCACAACACCCACGCCGACGAGCTGAAGATCGCCAGGGATGGCTCCTTTGAAATCATCGTCAGCCCCAAAAAGCATCCCGGGAACTGGATCCCTCTCTCGCCCGAGACCGACGGCCTCTTCATCCGGCAGTTCTTCTATGATTGGGATAGAGAGACCCTTGCCTCGCTCTGGATAGAGCGCATAGATAAAGGGAAGCGGAACAGCCCAAGCGGCGTGATGGACCCCGGTTCCTTCGCCAAGCGGCTCGATGCCGTCGCCGGGAACGTAGAGGCGAACCTAGACCTGTGGCTGAACGTCGCCCTCGCCCAGAAACAGCACTACTTGAACAAGTTCCCGGAGGTCCCCTTCGGCAGCACCCACATCGGCGGGCAGAAGCACCAGACCGCGGGGACCTGCTACTTCAAGATCGCCGACGACGAAGCGCTGCTTATAGAGGTCAAGCCTCCCAAGGCCAAGTACTGGAGCCTGCACCTCGGCAACGTCTGGCTTGAATCCCTCGATTACGCCAACCACCAGTCCAGCCTCAACGGTCACCAGGCCCGGCTCGATAGGGATGGCCTCTTCCGCGCCGTCGTCAGCAAGCGCGATCCCGGCGTCCCCAACTGGCTCGATACCGTCGGCCGCAATGAGGGCACCATCATCTACCGATGGAACCTCGCCGATAGCCTGCCTGTCCCTGCCGCCAAGCTCATAAAGTTCGATGACGTCCGGCGTCACCTTCCCAAAGACACGCCGCGCGTTGCCCCTGCCCTTCGCGCCCAGGCCGTCGAGCGCCGCCGCCGGCACGTCTTACGCCGCTTCGCTCGCCCGCTTTGAGCAAAGCGCGACTGCGGTCTATGAACTGAAGAATGGCTCCCGGACTAGGATTCGAACCTAGGACCAACCGGTTAACAGCCGGCCGCTCTACCGCTGAGCTATCCGGGAATGCGGGACACACAAAGGAGCCCGTATGACTCCTTTAGGCGACAGACGATATTATAGCGCAGCCGATAGTCCAACCCAAGGCCTGCAGACTACTTCCCGATACAGAACTGCGCGAAGATCCTGTCCAGCAGCTCCTCCGTCGCCGATTCCCCGGTGATCTCCCCCAGCGCCCCCAGCGCCCCTGCCAGGTCGATCGTCGCGAAGTCCTCCGGCGCTCTCTCCGCCAGCGTACGCTCCGCCGCCTCCGTGTGCGCCAGCGCCCGCTCCAGCGCCGCCTTGTGGCGCGCATTCGTCACCAGCGGCGCATCGGCTGATGGCGTCGAGCCTCCCAGCGCCGCACTCACCATCGCCTCATGCAACGCCTCCATTCCCGACCTCGTCAGCGCGGAAATCTTCACCACAGGCTGTGGTAACTCTGCGAGCCGCGCCTGTACAGGCAGATCGCACTTGTTCGCCGCCACGATCGCCCGCTTTCCTTTCCCCATCGCGATTAGCGTCTCGTCGTCCTTCGTCAACGGCGCGCTGGCGTCCACCACGATGAGCAGCAGGTCGGCTCTTTCCGCCGCTCTCCTGCTCCGCTCGATGCCCATGCCCTCCACCACGTCCTGCGTCGCTCTCATCCCTGCTGTGTCCACCAGGTGGAATGGGATGCCTTGCACCGTCGCCGTCTCCTCCACCGTATCCCGCGTCGTCCCCGGCACCGCCGTCACGATCGCCCGCTCCTCTCCCAGGAGCCGGTTCAGCAGGCTCGATTTGCCCACGTTCGGCCTGCCGATGATCGCCGTCTTCACGCCCTGCCTATAGACCATCCCCGAATCCGCCGATGCGATCAGCGCCGCAAGCTCTGCCTTCGCCTCGCTCAGCAGCTCCCGCGGCTTGATCTCGATCTGTCGCTCCACCTCGTCCTCGGGAAAGTCAATGCATGCCGTCAGGTAGGCTTGCACGTGGAGAAGCCGTTCCCGCGCCGCCGCGATGCGCTCGGAGAGCCGCCCTCGCAGCCCCTGCACCGCCAGCCGCAGGTTCGCCTCGCTCTGCGCCTGGATGATTTCCAGGACCGACTCCGCCTGCGCGAGGTCTATGCGACCGTTTAGGAAGGCTCGCAGCGTAAACTCGCCTGGATCTGCCGCCCGGGCACCTAGCCGCAGCGCCGCCCCAACGACCTGCTGCAGCGCCACCGGGCTCCCGTGACAGCTGATCTCAACGGTGTCTTCTCCCGTGTAGCTGTGGGGCCCCCGCATCGGCGTCGCCAGCGCCTCGTCAATCGTCGCCTGACTCTCCGGGTCGCGCACGTAGCCGTGGCTGACATGGTGGTCGTCCAGCCGTCCGCTGAAGAGCCGCCCAGCGATACTCCACGCCTCCGGCCCGCTGAAGCGCACGATGCCGATGGCCCCATGCCCCGGCGGCGTCGCGATGGCAACGATGGTGTCCTTGTACATACCGGGGACATTCTAGCAAGAGCGGCTGCGCCGCCGGACGTGATACGCGAGGCGGAACACCGAGCTGCGGTTCAGTCGCGCGCTCGCACGCCTTTTGACCGAAGCATCTGCTCGATCTTTCCGTACCTCGGCCGCAGCACCCGGAACACCAGTGATTCCCGATACTGCCGCCGGTGGAGGTCGTGGAGTTCGTCCAAGTCTCCGGCGCGCTGTAACAAGTGGCGGTACGTGGCAAAGCCATATGGCCACCCGATGA includes the following:
- the mnmE gene encoding tRNA uridine-5-carboxymethylaminomethyl(34) synthesis GTPase MnmE yields the protein MYKDTIVAIATPPGHGAIGIVRFSGPEAWSIAGRLFSGRLDDHHVSHGYVRDPESQATIDEALATPMRGPHSYTGEDTVEISCHGSPVALQQVVGAALRLGARAADPGEFTLRAFLNGRIDLAQAESVLEIIQAQSEANLRLAVQGLRGRLSERIAAARERLLHVQAYLTACIDFPEDEVERQIEIKPRELLSEAKAELAALIASADSGMVYRQGVKTAIIGRPNVGKSSLLNRLLGEERAIVTAVPGTTRDTVEETATVQGIPFHLVDTAGMRATQDVVEGMGIERSRRAAERADLLLIVVDASAPLTKDDETLIAMGKGKRAIVAANKCDLPVQARLAELPQPVVKISALTRSGMEALHEAMVSAALGGSTPSADAPLVTNARHKAALERALAHTEAAERTLAERAPEDFATIDLAGALGALGEITGESATEELLDRIFAQFCIGK
- a CDS encoding DUF1214 domain-containing protein, with product MSKQDSAAVAGGGQMSKDPRWISTSILHADDWAKGSAFALLDSSAWRSFADRLARLSDRVSSADIPSDLDRTEGYRYVAMLIRNALDMAIEDYDPDRPKVVWRTRRSKFGWDCADALYGAAIIRGGAAYRVTGKRGTVRFLGFQLMSGLRTLHNTHADELKIARDGSFEIIVSPKKHPGNWIPLSPETDGLFIRQFFYDWDRETLASLWIERIDKGKRNSPSGVMDPGSFAKRLDAVAGNVEANLDLWLNVALAQKQHYLNKFPEVPFGSTHIGGQKHQTAGTCYFKIADDEALLIEVKPPKAKYWSLHLGNVWLESLDYANHQSSLNGHQARLDRDGLFRAVVSKRDPGVPNWLDTVGRNEGTIIYRWNLADSLPVPAAKLIKFDDVRRHLPKDTPRVAPALRAQAVERRRRHVLRRFARPL